The following are encoded together in the Chlamydiota bacterium genome:
- the prmC gene encoding Release factor glutamine methyltransferase — protein sequence MKTVRDIFIFSVEYLEKKGISNAKRSVEDLLSYTLNTTRLNVYCDFDRPLNETELSAFKTSLKERATHKPLAYIEGKVQFLTCTLLVTEDVLIPRHETEELVSMIIENAPESGTVFDLCTGCGNIAIAIKKHCPQLEVFASDISPKALEIAKKNAQLNDVDITFLQGDLLEAFEKTQCDLFVCNPPYIATHHLLEKDVMDFEPHLALFAGKDGMDIFKKLSLDLHHYVKPNGKGFFEIGVDQKAIKSLFSSPFWKNLEIKKDFSQKERFFFLERESLQV from the coding sequence ATGAAAACAGTGCGCGATATTTTTATCTTTAGCGTGGAATATCTTGAAAAAAAAGGCATTTCTAATGCTAAGCGTAGTGTTGAAGATTTGCTAAGTTACACTCTCAATACAACCAGACTCAATGTTTATTGCGATTTCGACCGCCCTTTAAATGAGACCGAACTTAGCGCTTTTAAAACTTCTTTGAAAGAAAGAGCCACGCATAAACCCCTCGCCTACATTGAAGGAAAAGTCCAATTTTTAACCTGCACACTACTTGTGACAGAAGATGTGCTGATCCCAAGACACGAAACGGAAGAACTTGTCTCCATGATCATTGAAAATGCGCCAGAATCTGGCACAGTATTTGATCTATGCACAGGCTGTGGCAACATTGCCATTGCGATCAAAAAACATTGCCCTCAGCTCGAGGTGTTTGCTTCAGATATCAGTCCCAAAGCATTGGAAATTGCCAAAAAAAATGCCCAGTTAAATGATGTTGATATCACGTTTTTACAAGGTGATTTGCTCGAAGCTTTTGAAAAAACACAGTGTGATCTATTTGTGTGCAATCCCCCTTACATTGCCACCCATCACCTATTGGAAAAAGACGTTATGGATTTTGAGCCCCATTTGGCTCTTTTTGCGGGAAAAGATGGCATGGATATTTTTAAAAAATTGTCTTTAGATTTGCACCACTACGTCAAGCCCAATGGTAAAGGTTTTTTTGAAATAGGCGTGGATCAAAAGGCTATCAAATCTTTATTTAGTTCCCCCTTTTGGAAAAACTTAGAAATTAAAAAAGATTTTTCACAAAAAGAGCGGTTCTTTTTCCTTGAAAGAGAATCTCTTCAGGTTTAA
- the mlaE gene encoding putative phospholipid ABC transporter permease protein MlaE, with the protein MFNIVTTVGNYILFILESFKVTLKGLPRWSLIADHMVEIGIMSLPVVAITGFSTGLVLAAQTFFQLADKGLSAATGILVGKAMITELGPVLTAFMVTGRVGSAMCAELGTMKVSEQIDAMRSMAISPMRHLVVPRKIAGIVTIPLLTVFSIVMGIVGGYLISTYFFEMPPQTYFNPMPDYITPFDLFIGVSKSFVFSFVIVTISCFAGINTSGGAAGVGKSITVSVVVCYSVILISNFFLTMALTLLSPLFGRFAQ; encoded by the coding sequence ATGTTCAACATTGTCACAACAGTGGGCAATTACATTCTTTTTATTTTGGAGTCTTTTAAGGTGACACTAAAAGGTCTTCCCAGGTGGTCTTTGATTGCAGATCACATGGTAGAAATTGGGATCATGTCATTGCCTGTTGTTGCCATAACGGGATTTTCCACAGGGCTGGTCCTTGCTGCACAAACCTTTTTTCAGCTGGCTGATAAAGGGCTTTCTGCAGCCACTGGTATCTTGGTAGGAAAAGCGATGATTACAGAATTGGGACCAGTACTCACAGCTTTCATGGTTACAGGAAGGGTGGGTAGCGCGATGTGCGCAGAGCTAGGAACCATGAAAGTCTCCGAACAGATCGATGCGATGCGCTCTATGGCAATATCTCCTATGCGCCATCTTGTTGTCCCTAGAAAAATTGCAGGTATTGTGACCATTCCCCTTTTGACTGTATTTAGCATTGTCATGGGTATTGTGGGCGGTTATTTGATTTCCACCTACTTTTTTGAAATGCCCCCGCAAACGTATTTCAACCCCATGCCTGATTACATCACACCCTTCGATCTATTTATCGGTGTGAGTAAATCTTTTGTATTTAGCTTTGTGATTGTCACAATCTCTTGTTTTGCTGGCATCAACACATCGGGAGGCGCTGCGGGCGTTGGAAAATCGATCACCGTGTCTGTTGTAGTTTGTTATTCTGTCATCTTGATTTCCAATTTCTTTTTAACCATGGCTCTCACCTTATTGAGTCCACTTTTTGGAAGGTTTGCCCAATGA
- the tamA gene encoding Translocation and assembly module TamA: MNKILLYFFSFSLLSSALGFAKLKKQDEIEYKVKLSSRLPAQITNQINEQSTLYTKEKRPLRSVAALYFRANQDIPKIKETLKAFGYLDASVSVNIIPKKDTVFDVIIHIELGPLYRLKAFEMINVAKEKTDPLSVISLSQIGIQLDSPADSFVILSAEAKLLYQLGHIGYPFANFVKKEYIADPKQYTVTVRLEVDPGAFGLFGNSNIIGLEKVKSRYAEYLITWEYGKHFDNYLLRATQDNFFDTNLFSYVNIIYPDHLDENGLLPMTINVRESKFRSIFLGINYSSIDDFGGAVGWEHRNIRGLGRKLSLKADVSKKTQLFTILYRIPDLDVKGRFTSYRLEQTKHDYIPYTAKTISFKRRVDRIFGKLKNSWMFQAEYLRSITPLRSDHYWLLSLPLNLRYNTAYNPLDQTSGQIFEIGIIPTLEVEKAKVHYLKAHFSYSLFIPLIPSHRNVLALRAYFGSIIGQSLSRIPPPKRFFAGTEEFLRGYDYLTVSPLTSANVPIGGRSMMMYNAELRFKSSEDLGFILFYDLGQVYRKSYPDFHDGLLYSIGFGLRYFTLAGPLSIDFAFPLKKRSDNFESTIVKIYLSIGQTF; this comes from the coding sequence ATGAATAAAATTCTGTTATATTTTTTTTCGTTTTCACTTCTTAGCTCTGCGTTGGGCTTTGCAAAACTGAAAAAACAAGATGAAATCGAGTATAAGGTCAAGCTCTCTTCTCGCCTGCCTGCGCAAATCACTAATCAAATCAATGAACAATCCACGCTTTACACTAAAGAAAAACGCCCTCTTCGTTCTGTTGCAGCGCTCTATTTTCGCGCCAATCAAGACATTCCTAAAATTAAAGAAACACTCAAAGCATTTGGCTACCTAGACGCAAGCGTTTCTGTGAACATTATCCCCAAAAAAGACACTGTCTTTGATGTAATTATTCACATTGAATTAGGTCCTCTTTATCGATTAAAAGCCTTTGAGATGATCAATGTGGCAAAAGAAAAAACTGATCCTCTCTCCGTGATCTCCCTTAGCCAAATCGGCATTCAACTCGATAGCCCAGCCGATTCTTTTGTCATTTTAAGCGCTGAGGCCAAGTTATTGTATCAACTCGGACACATTGGGTATCCCTTCGCTAACTTCGTGAAAAAAGAGTACATTGCGGATCCCAAACAATACACGGTAACCGTGCGATTGGAGGTCGATCCTGGAGCCTTTGGGCTTTTTGGAAATTCAAATATTATCGGCCTTGAAAAAGTGAAGTCCAGATATGCTGAGTATTTGATCACTTGGGAATACGGCAAACATTTTGATAATTATCTCCTTCGTGCCACGCAAGATAATTTTTTTGATACCAATCTATTTAGTTACGTTAACATCATCTACCCAGATCATCTTGATGAAAATGGCTTACTTCCTATGACAATCAACGTCAGAGAAAGTAAATTTAGAAGTATTTTCTTAGGAATTAACTACTCTTCTATTGATGATTTCGGGGGTGCTGTGGGATGGGAACACAGAAATATCCGCGGTCTTGGAAGAAAACTCTCCCTCAAAGCTGATGTCTCAAAAAAGACCCAACTATTTACCATTCTTTATCGCATCCCAGATTTGGATGTAAAAGGCCGGTTTACCAGCTACAGACTCGAACAAACAAAACATGACTACATTCCTTATACTGCCAAAACCATTAGCTTCAAAAGACGTGTGGACAGAATATTTGGAAAACTCAAAAATTCTTGGATGTTTCAAGCAGAATATTTACGTTCCATAACTCCTCTTCGCTCTGATCACTATTGGCTCTTATCCCTGCCGCTCAATCTTAGATATAATACAGCTTATAATCCCTTAGACCAGACAAGTGGCCAAATTTTTGAAATAGGAATCATTCCTACCTTGGAAGTGGAAAAGGCCAAAGTGCACTATTTAAAAGCACACTTTTCTTATTCTTTATTCATTCCTCTAATTCCTTCGCACCGCAATGTGCTTGCCCTGCGCGCGTATTTTGGATCTATCATAGGCCAATCTTTAAGTCGAATACCTCCTCCAAAACGCTTTTTTGCGGGCACAGAAGAATTTTTGCGTGGATATGACTATTTGACAGTCTCTCCACTCACAAGTGCAAATGTCCCCATTGGAGGACGCTCTATGATGATGTATAATGCCGAGCTGCGTTTTAAAAGCAGTGAGGATCTTGGATTCATTCTCTTTTATGATCTTGGACAAGTGTATCGAAAATCGTATCCTGATTTCCATGATGGTTTGCTCTATTCTATTGGATTTGGTTTGCGTTACTTTACTCTAGCAGGACCACTTTCCATCGATTTTGCTTTCCCTCTCAAAAAGAGAAGTGATAATTTTGAATCCACAATTGTAAAAATTTATTTAAGCATTGGACAAACATTTTAG
- the corA gene encoding Cobalt/magnesium transport protein CorA: MITLFHKSEHDHNFQTLENLEPGCWVNVENATRQDIEELATILELPLTDLIDSLDPFEMPRIEMENDTIILFVRNPTISGQNLHTETLTIILTPQYIITISPFVNPIISNLFEQNPAITTTLKSKFMLYLLMRITQSFTTQIKHLQLNVFKTKSRVEEVDSKDILSLTKSEEILNHYRSTLVPLKNTLFVLSTGRFVRLYENDKDYLEDLLNSTKQSEDICDVNLKSIRSLRDCYQTIFTNRLNRTIKLLTAITIIFTIPTIIASLYGMNVKLPFQEDEHAFGFIMMGTLAICLISTVIFHWKRWL, translated from the coding sequence ATGATTACGCTTTTTCACAAATCGGAACACGATCATAACTTCCAGACACTAGAAAACTTAGAGCCTGGATGCTGGGTCAATGTGGAAAATGCCACCCGTCAGGATATTGAAGAACTTGCCACAATTTTAGAACTTCCCTTAACAGATTTAATCGATAGCCTAGATCCTTTTGAAATGCCGCGTATTGAAATGGAAAATGATACCATCATTTTATTTGTCAGAAATCCCACAATATCCGGACAAAATCTGCATACAGAAACCTTGACGATCATTTTAACCCCTCAATACATTATTACCATCTCGCCTTTTGTTAACCCTATCATATCCAATCTCTTCGAACAAAATCCTGCAATCACCACCACACTCAAATCCAAATTCATGCTCTATTTACTCATGCGCATCACACAATCATTCACCACACAAATTAAACACTTGCAGCTCAATGTCTTTAAAACCAAATCTCGAGTCGAAGAGGTGGATAGTAAAGATATTTTATCCTTAACAAAGAGCGAAGAGATCTTAAACCATTATAGGTCTACACTTGTGCCCCTGAAAAATACCTTATTTGTTTTATCCACAGGTCGATTTGTTCGACTTTATGAAAATGATAAAGATTATTTAGAAGATCTGCTCAATTCTACCAAGCAGAGTGAAGATATATGTGACGTAAATTTAAAAAGTATCCGTTCTTTAAGAGATTGCTATCAAACAATTTTTACAAATCGTTTAAATAGAACCATTAAGCTTTTGACCGCTATTACGATCATATTCACCATTCCCACAATCATTGCTTCTCTTTATGGCATGAACGTCAAACTCCCCTTTCAAGAAGACGAACATGCGTTTGGCTTCATTATGATGGGCACTCTTGCCATTTGTCTTATTTCTACAGTGATTTTTCATTGGAAGCGCTGGCTATAA
- the mkl gene encoding putative ribonucleotide transport ATP-binding protein mkl has product MIVCEDVWKSYDDLQVLKGLDLTVQTGETLVVLGRSGVGKSVLLKQLMGLEKPEKGRIYIDEVCLTELKEQELYHAIRHMGMLFQGGALFDSLTVEDNIGFYLNEHKDVQMSKEEIKDRVNEALKFVDLEGTNDKMPAELSGGMKKRAAIARLIAYRPTILFYDEPTTGLDPITADQINHLIRTVQQELNATSVVVTHDIQAALVVADRLALNEDGVIKYIDTPQNFLKIQHPTIEFLYKMMYENKDNEKK; this is encoded by the coding sequence ATGATTGTCTGTGAAGATGTGTGGAAAAGTTATGACGATTTGCAAGTGTTGAAAGGTTTAGATTTAACCGTTCAAACAGGCGAAACGCTGGTTGTGTTAGGACGCAGTGGCGTTGGCAAAAGCGTGCTTTTAAAACAACTTATGGGCCTTGAAAAACCCGAGAAGGGACGCATCTATATCGACGAGGTGTGTTTAACAGAGCTTAAAGAACAAGAGTTGTACCATGCTATTCGGCATATGGGTATGCTTTTTCAAGGAGGCGCGCTGTTTGATTCTTTGACTGTGGAAGATAATATTGGTTTTTATCTTAACGAACACAAAGATGTACAAATGTCTAAAGAAGAAATCAAAGACCGTGTGAACGAAGCTCTCAAATTTGTCGACTTAGAAGGCACAAATGACAAGATGCCCGCAGAACTTTCTGGAGGCATGAAAAAAAGAGCTGCGATTGCAAGACTCATTGCCTATAGACCTACGATTCTATTTTACGATGAACCAACAACAGGACTCGATCCCATCACAGCCGATCAGATCAATCATTTAATACGCACAGTGCAACAAGAGCTTAATGCCACATCGGTTGTGGTTACACATGATATTCAAGCCGCCCTTGTTGTTGCAGATAGACTCGCATTAAACGAAGACGGTGTGATCAAATACATTGACACACCACAAAATTTTTTAAAAATACAACATCCAACCATTGAATTTTTATATAAAATGATGTACGAGAACAAAGATAACGAAAAAAAGTAA
- the prfA_1 gene encoding Peptide chain release factor 1 — MKEKIDKAISRLKVIEQELQNPAIVQNQSEFKRLSKEHRHLSNLVDIFHQIERLKKDLDDNQTLLREETDPEMLEMVKDTLAIDNEKLASLEQKFEELLVPPDPNDNRTTILEIRAGTGGDEAALFVADCVRMYRGFANDKGWQVELLSAAESDLGGYKEYIMSIAGPDAHRYLQYEAGTHRVQRIPLTETQGRVHTSAVTVAILMEPDEQEDVPIDEKELRIDTYRSSGAGGQHVNTTDSAVRITHIPTGIVVTCQEERSQHKNKDKAMRYLKAKLFEEMARKQAQERGALRSAQIGSGDRSERIRTYNFPQNRLTDHRINLTKYNLDQIILGDLGEIAANLVSFYHQKKLESA, encoded by the coding sequence ATGAAAGAAAAAATTGATAAGGCGATCTCTCGCCTCAAAGTTATTGAACAGGAATTGCAAAACCCAGCCATTGTTCAAAACCAGAGCGAGTTTAAACGCCTTTCCAAAGAACATCGGCATCTTTCCAACCTTGTCGATATATTCCATCAAATCGAGCGCTTAAAAAAGGATTTGGACGATAATCAGACGCTTTTGAGAGAAGAAACCGACCCTGAAATGCTCGAAATGGTCAAAGATACGTTAGCTATTGATAATGAGAAGCTTGCGTCACTGGAGCAAAAGTTTGAAGAATTGCTGGTTCCTCCCGATCCTAACGATAATCGCACCACCATTTTAGAAATTCGCGCAGGGACAGGAGGCGATGAAGCAGCGCTTTTTGTGGCAGATTGCGTGCGCATGTACCGAGGATTTGCCAATGACAAGGGGTGGCAAGTAGAATTGCTTTCCGCAGCAGAATCCGACCTTGGTGGGTATAAAGAATACATTATGTCCATTGCAGGACCTGATGCGCATCGCTATTTGCAATATGAAGCAGGCACCCACCGTGTTCAACGTATTCCTTTAACAGAAACGCAAGGCCGCGTGCATACCTCTGCTGTGACCGTGGCAATCCTCATGGAGCCCGACGAGCAAGAAGATGTCCCGATTGATGAAAAAGAGCTTCGCATTGACACCTATCGCTCAAGTGGAGCCGGTGGACAACATGTGAACACCACAGATTCTGCCGTCAGAATTACGCATATCCCAACAGGGATTGTGGTCACCTGCCAAGAAGAGCGTTCGCAGCACAAAAATAAAGACAAAGCGATGCGCTATTTAAAAGCAAAACTCTTTGAAGAGATGGCACGCAAACAGGCACAAGAAAGAGGCGCTTTGCGCTCCGCCCAAATCGGCTCTGGAGACCGTTCTGAGCGCATTCGTACCTATAATTTTCCACAAAATCGACTCACAGATCACAGAATCAATCTGACCAAATATAATCTTGATCAGATCATCTTAGGTGATCTTGGAGAAATCGCAGCAAATCTGGTCAGCTTTTACCACCAAAAAAAGCTAGAATCAGCATGA
- the rpmE2 gene encoding 50S ribosomal protein L31 type B, which translates to MKDDIHPKYQKVLFVDSSTGKKFLVGSTLQPKDTQEFEGKTYPAIEIPTSSASHPFFTKTKQFIDTEGRVDKFLKRYKQSGPSKDQNKKPKK; encoded by the coding sequence ATGAAAGACGATATTCATCCAAAATATCAAAAAGTGTTGTTTGTTGATTCATCCACAGGAAAAAAATTTCTAGTCGGTTCGACATTGCAACCCAAAGACACTCAGGAGTTTGAGGGAAAAACCTATCCTGCTATTGAAATACCTACAAGCTCTGCATCACACCCTTTTTTTACTAAAACAAAACAATTTATTGATACAGAAGGGCGTGTAGATAAGTTCTTGAAGCGTTACAAACAAAGTGGGCCTTCCAAGGATCAAAATAAAAAGCCTAAAAAATAA